One Psilocybe cubensis strain MGC-MH-2018 chromosome 9, whole genome shotgun sequence genomic window, GCAAGGTTCTCAGTGACACTGACGCTGACACCATGCTTCACAACATATCCCTGAGCTGGAATCTAATGAATAATATTAACTGTTGATGCACCGGAGCGGACCCCGGTACAACCTGAACATACAAGTAGTAGTACCCACCAGCACCTCGACAACTCCTCAACACCCCATTCGTGCGGGCAACTCAAAAACTTCGGATAGTAGAGTCCGATACTGCTCCGTCATCCCCAAGTATTCCCAAGTCGTGCGACCACATATGACAGGATTCAGAACGATCGAGTGAGCGTGTCTGCTGCTACTGAGCTACTCACACCGATTGGAAATATTCATCTGGCTCTTGAAGGCGAGGTGTGTTCACTTCAGTTGTATAGAACCGGACAACACACCGTGTCCAATTCGAGCATTGTATATCTGACCCTTCATCGGAATTTCATTAGTCACACACCTCTCAGACTCGCCGTACATGCCCATTGGCATATTAATAGGACAGTATAGCAATATAGAGGTTGACCACGACGCACTTAAAGTTAGCCCTGGTTTCGAATCCAATTCAACGGACTCCTCCAGATATCCAGCTCCAGTATGATAATCACGCGGGATACGGGATGTCCACGGAGTCacgatcatgatcatatTCTGGGAAACGGACTTCCCAGTTCCCACTACAAACTCCAATAATCACATATCGTACTCGCTGGAAGTATCCACTTGCCCAACGAGCCATATGCCGGGGTACTGCTCTCACACAGTATGGGTAtgagagagcagagagaaaagagGTAACAATGAATTGAACGAGCACAGACGCACCTGGTATCCACGGTGTACACTGAAACTCGACCTTTCCGAATCCCGATTCACCGACAAGCACAAGTACTAGGACTGACTGAGGATTCGGGAGTCAAGAGAAGCACGCTTTTAATTCCCCCATGCACTTCCCCACACTTCCTGGCATTGCCCTAACCCTATCCCTGGAGAAGAGATCAATGATAGGCAGTCAAATGCCGTGCACTGAAGCTAGACGATTCTTTCCCCTGGGTGAGTCCCCCTGGAGCTTCTGATTCtgtcttctttcttcttgctGACGAGAAGAAGCTAAATAACATGCCCCAGTCTCCAGCTGACCGGAGCGACAGCATGAATTTTGGAAGGACTGCTGGCACCTTTGTATGTTGGGCTGCAATCCACTATCTTTGACTCGATTTAGGCATGCCGACGCCATCTCAATCTACTTTACCATGGCATAGCACGGCACAACGACGCAAGTAGGGTATTGGGCATGGACTCCTTTTTTGTTATTAGCAACGAAGTTTTGAAAGGCAATCGGTCGTGCCTTGGGATAGCATGACCATCCAACGTCGATGTTCGACAATCATATGACCGCATACAGCACAGTAGAATACGCGCAAATTCCAAATAGGCATGCGTGCGTGTGCGCATGACGCCAAACCAAAGGAAAGTGTTATCGGCTGGAGAGATAGCAAGCTGCAAGGCCCGAATGTCTGCTTGGGGAGCGGGGCGGCCTGGTGTGATGGTTAAATGGTTGGAAGAAGCATACGCGTCATTCTGCGACATTATTTCCAAGCTGGACGCTGAGGATGCCGCGAGTCCTAGAAGGACGTGTTTCGTGGGATTCATGGAACGTCATGGCACATTGGGACCGTGGCGGACCACCCCATAATTGAAGAGATCCTGAAAATGCGTGAATGGAAGACTCGGAGGATTTGACCTACCCTAGAAATAGTATGCTTCGACTCTCAGGAGGGAAAAGATAAATCTGACAATGGAAACAAAGGATCAAAGGATCTTGTTGAACGACGGGGCACTCAAGTGGGATGGATGGTGGCTCAGTTTGCAAATTATACAACCGTCATCCTGCCCTTTTTCCTGTGATGGAGCGCACGACATCTAACGGTTATCGAGGAGCCATGATCCATAAGAATCCTGACAACACAAGAAAACACAGATAAAATGCCCGTGTGCAGGCAGTCAGGAAGTTGCTTATTGTCTTCATCGCCGGTAGAACAGGTGTATAGAAGGGTGGACAAAGTAAGGAGATGGTTCATGAGCTTGCAGAAAAATACGAGATTTCGACTGTAAATttccttcaaattcaaacgGCTTATATTCTAAGAAGTTTACAAAGTCACAGTGCACAACGATAATAGTAACTGACACACCGACAATATAAATAGAAAGATCTTTTGCACGCAATCGATGATTTTTCGTGTTCAGCTACCCAGCCGCCTTCCACTTCCCCAAGTGTGTCCTGAAGGATTCCCCGCCTCTGCAGCTTGTCGTGGTGCTGTAACGTAAATTCCACCGCGGGCCAGACTCTGCGCAGTACCTCCAGCCGCTGGGGGCGGCCCTGCTTGGTTCGTCTGTCCCATCAAATTGCACAACCAGCGTGGCGCCCTTGCTCTGTTGCTCAACACTCCGCGAGAGGCCATTTCTCCGCCCCAAACAGTCCACCACCAAAGATGGCCAACAACAGCGCCGGCCACGGACAACGCTGCCACCTGAGGACCGCCTGAAAGGAGGTCAAATGCAATAAGGATGTATGGGTAGTATATCACTGGAACGGTGACAAGACCCATGATGGATGTCATGGTCGATGGAGGGGCGAGGGCGGCGTATACGTAAACGAGGCATAATAGGAAGGGTCGGGTGAAAATAGAAGGCGAGAACGGCCACGTCGTGAACTGGATGAGGGTTCATGGCTCAGGGTCAGTTGGTCATTAAATTTCAGAAAGTACGCATACGATGATAGCAACACACGCCCAGATGAGTTGGTAGGCATAGTCAGCGGATCGCAAGAAATACGCCTTGGTTTCAATGTCGTTCGAAGTGCGACTAATAGAAAAAATCAGTTAGTGGGGCACGAGGAGTAAGAATGAACGCAACTATAGCATCATAAGCTCAAATATGTACATCAGCCCTCCACCTGAGATTCAGGTATTTGGATAATGAGCATGAAATTGAACTGCGACGCAAATACACTCGCCTCCTACAAAGAAAGACGACCATAGACGCCAAAGCTACCAACAATAGGCTTCAATCCAATTCCTGCAATGTAAATGATGTGCATACCTGAAATTTCGGGTATATAAAATTCCATCGGAAGGCTACTGAGTAGAACGAAACAGTGTTTAAAATCAAAGAGAGAGTCACCACCAGTGAAGATCCACAAATGAATCTAGTCACTGGGGGAATTTTCTTGATCTCGGCAATGATTTGGTCCATTGTATTGAAATATTAGAAGGATTCAATTCGTATCACAGGTGCATCCAGTATTCTCTTTGGGAAAGGGCAGGAATTGGGAGGTGTAAAGGAAGATTTGAGGGATGGGTGAACACGCAGTTCACAGCCACGTAATACGATGCGTGTCTGTGACAGTCGCGCCGTGACGAATACGGCAATTACCGCGATGGGATCACGGATGTTTCCGTCTTTGCCTTGGCCACGGGGCGGGGTAAGTCACCGAATATTGCTGTtctgaaaattgaaagaCTATTTGTGTTTAAATGAAATATATAGAAAGAGGGTAAAATATTCATATAACGTATGATGTATGCTATTGTAATCTCTGACATGCCCCTGGCAGCATTCTTTGTTCTCTCATTGCACGGAGGACTGGGTCTTGGCCGAATTCGTCTCCAGTTAAATACTTGCTGGTCTCCGTTGTGGCGAGCCGTTGGTTGCGACCGAATTTTATAGTTGTTCTATCCCCTTCTATCACTACAGCGGATGTTTTGAATTCCCAGTCTCGCAGATGGATGAGAAACCTTGCAGTCATTACGCCGGAGACTCTGTGGTGTGATATCTAAGCACAATGCAAAGAGTTTCACCACAATAAAAACTTACGGTAACGTGAGAGCATTTAATAGTCCTTGGAAAGTTGATCCAGGCTTGTGATGTAAGACGTTAATCACTGAATTACCTTTGCAGAAGACGGCATTACTGACTGGCTCCGTCTGCAAGGAGTAATCTTCTTCAGTGACTCTTTCAATAAGTGATAATCACGTAACCAACGTACATAAAGTAATACCATTGCAGAGGTGGAAAACGCTATGACGCAACTGATAAATAAAAAACGATAATCAGCTAGACAGTTCGCGCATTCGATTATTTTCCTACATAAAATACAGTAGTCCTTCTTGAAATCAGTATTGCTGAAGTTAAGTTGAAGTTATAAATCTCACCTTCTCGAATTACTATCTCCATCAATGTTTCTCGTCTTTGCTTCTCTCCAGTCTCCCATGTCCAAATGACGCGCAACGCTTTCCAGCTTCGAATCgacgtcaacaacaccgatATGATCTCATAGACAACCATAAAAATTGAAAGCAGAAGAGAAGCTAGTTTACGGGATGATTAATCTGCACGGTTTTAGTGAGCAAACTGAAGGCCATCACATACCTCTGAAGTATTATAATTGAGCGTTATGGAGGTCAATATATACGAGGAGTATTTTGGCAATCTCACTTTGGATTTCCGTTACTACCCTCACATGAAACCCATTTTACATGCACCTGTGCCCAAATGAGCCTTTGGCTTTGGAAGGACTTAACATAACCATGCATACCGCATCCAAGCCTATGATTGCCAACCCGAGAGGAACAAATATCAACAGTATATGCTTGTTCGCGTTATATACGGCGTAAGTTCTTGCTCCCCATACGACTGTAGATAGACAAAATTAAACTCTATAAAATTGATTGATATAATCCTCTTACTAAGGATGGCGGAGCGCCCAATTACACTCAATGCTGAACATATCTTATATACAAGATCACAACTAAACATTGGAATTGAGTGAGATATTTTCCTTTAGATGTTTGGAGTAATCACTGTAAATACGTTAGACAACGGTTTAAATAGACAACAAGATTCATACCCTTCCAGAAGGAAATTTGTCATCTAAAGCCAAGGTAAATATGATGTTGGACACTAAGGCATAACGGCAGGCGATGTATAAAGCCGTAGTAGCCTTCAACTTCTTGCCCCAGAAGTAGTTCACTTCTCGAGTCCAAGTTAGTGCATAGTCGTAAAGGATTAGCGCTGTGATCGTGAGAGATGATGTCGGATATCCGTCCAGATCAAGAACGAGAACACTGACCCAGGCTTGAATACTGGATAGACAACTTGACGAGGCTATCTTCTCTCAGATTAACATTGCAAAAAATATGAGAAAGGAGTGCATACCGCTTTTGGTCTACCATCGCTTTTCAAGGAGAGACGTTAGTCGCCTGGAGGCAAGGAAAACCATTTGAACTGCGAGGTCCCCTATAAGTAGACCTACGAAGTGTCTAAAGTGGTGATGGGAATTCACATCGATTTAGTGCATGGTTAGTCATATAGATTTTGCAGAAGACCAACATGCTCATTGGCTCTCAGGCACATTTATCCGTGAACGCTGGCCTCATTTGAGGATATAATTAACCAGCCGGTTCGTCCGGAAAGCATGTCCTGAAATGTCCAGGGATATTAGGATCTCAGGTAAATGACCTCCGGATCCCGATATGTGGTAAACCCCTGTATACTTGTATCTAACCAGAAGGGAAGTTTAGTCTATCTTATCTTCAAGGTTGTAATGAAACCTATTCTGTGACACTGtcaaaatagaaaaatagtTGAACTTCTAATAATGATGCCCAAATTATTAACCGTGTAGATATAGGTGCAAGAAATGCAATTACCTGCGGTAGACAAGGTCAGTTACCCTTGCGCTAATGTAGGCAATGGCCCACTACCACTGACGCATCGGAACGAAGATAACCAATTAGATATTTTGTACCTCTCACCCTTCATGCTTCTAGCGTCACATCCAAATATGAAATGACATGCGCAGGGTAAGCGgaaaaattgcaaaaataTACCTCTGTGTCTTCATCTCATTTAAGTTATATCGTAGCGAATCAGCTTCCACCTTATTCGCAACACTGAGGAGAATTGAATTGGATGTTCCCCAGAGGTAATCCTTTTGTCCAGGCATGACCAATCCACGGTGCCACCTTAAGGGATGGACCTGGAGGACCCTTGACTTTATACTCAACTGGTGTCTATTGGTGTGGTTAGAATAGGAACTATTGTAATGTCTCCAAATCACTTACTATATTGATATCTTTAATATCAATATCTAATTTGCGATGAGTGCAGATTAGCGCCGAGGTGCCAACTGACACCCTATAGCTATTCTTCTAAATAAACAACATGTTTAACAACGTGGTCTCGTCAAAATGATGCTCGGGATAGTTCCCGAAGAAAAGGAtatgaaatgaatgaatcaACGTTTTCTCACTGTCCCCTTTACTGACCCTTTGAGGGTCATATTTCAGCTCATGTGGCATGTAATGATTAGAAATGATGGCAGATAAAATATGCACAATATGTACATGTACAGCTGTCTTAATCAGCCGTGCCATTAGAGCACATGAAATATAGATTCATTGGTAAATGATTGACTCTTGAATGATAGAATAATGAGGAGATGGCGCGCAGAGACAACGTGCTGAACCCCCCAGCGCTATCGTCAAGGCCAGCCAGTTGACGCGAACCGGTTGCATGAGATCTTATTAATTGAGTTCGTTTGGCTTCATCACGTATTGTGACTGCCCAATAAAAGAGGAAAAGCTTACAAAGTGCGATTATAATGGCAAGTATGGTGATCCTGGCGAAGAAACTGAAACATGCACAAACGGCACAATCTGTCCAATGCTGTGCACGATTCTTTGAATTGTCAGAATATGCATAATGTTCAAAAGATCCGGACATGGCGTTCTTGCGTCGAAGTATTAGAACACATGGAAGAAAGCATGCCTCACGTCTCAAGCCAAAGGTATTGCTGAGTAAAGTAGCTTGATAATTAGTACACATAATTCAAAAATCCCTAATGCCCAAAAATAATGAAAAATAGAATATGTAGCAACAGATCAAACCCATATTAGGGTGTGTCCATCGCTCTTTTAGCAGAACTGGTTATGTCATGCAATGATTCTACATCTCATGTCAGTTAAATGGTGTTGACTAAACGAGGTCAACGTACTTTCAACTTCAGAAAGCAACTGGTCCTAAAATGACCATCGGTATGTCGTCAGAATGTCGTGTATCAGCGTTCTAGCGGGCAAACACGCACCAAATTGAtaggagaagagaaaggaacaCCTGAAATATCATTGGCTGCTTCAGGCGGAGGTACGGCATTTTTATCGGAAGTGAGTCTCGCAAGGAGAGTGCGTATGCTTTCAGCATGCTTCAAGACTTGTTGTGGCAGAATGTCCATTTCACCCTTCGCCTGTCGCTGCTGCAACATGCTCGCAACAGCCGTCGATCCAATCTGAAGCCCTGTAGAAGCAGCCACGCTAGGTCCTCGACTTCTTCCGATCCGTGGCGTGTTTGCACATGCTGGAAACGTGTTCAAACCGTTCCCGAAAGAGATAGCAGATGGTCTGCGAGGTGCAACAGAATAATCGTCTGGTATTTCTGTAATGTCATTAGAGTCGTAAAGCCGGGGCGGCGGTCTCGCCAAATCCTCACTAATTATCGTCGATTCCTGTATAACTTCAGACTTGATCATACTTTTATATTGATTTGAGTATGCTTCAGCGAGAACTATACAGAGAACGGTGGGTAAAGTTATCATCTAATCAATTAATGGAGCCTTACTAGATATCAGGATCGTCATTGTTCCAACACCAAGAAGAGCCCAAACTACAAATATCGATCGACCTGCTGGAGTTTTAGGTGCAAGGTCCCCTATGTTATGGCGAGGGTGAGATTGAATATATGTCGTAAATTGATTAACTTGCCATATCCAACGGTAgtgaaagaaataaagcCTGAGCATTCCATATGTCATTTGCAATAGGGACAATGAAAGGGGGATGAAACTCACAGAAATATACAGCGGATCCGAATGCCCATCCCTCTGTATGCATAAAAATAGCCGATCCAGCCTGTAAAACATTTGTTAATGTCCATGGCAATAAGCAACGAAAAGGATTTACCATCCAGAAAAGCATAAATAGCGTCAATGCGACCGTGAGCCTGGCACGAAATGCATTCCGTCGTTCAATCTCCAGTGATTCTGCCAGTGTTGTTTCGTCCTCTATAAAGGTCGTCATAGTCATTGTCCGTGAAAATGGTACACCCAGGCCAGTCGGCGTCGGGTCGCCATCTTTATCCACTGCGCCAAGATCAGCTTCACCGTCTTGATCCACAAAGGTTGCTGCGGTTTGTGGTTCCAGAGTATATTCAAATCCCCCAGCCATGGCGACAGCAAATTTTCCTAGTAATGAAACCATTCCTCCAATACGAACATGGGTAAGTGAGGGAGGGATACCCGTTCCACTTACGGTTGAATCAAAGCGAGGAAAAGTAGGACCGTGACCCCCATCAGACTGAGATCCATCTCTGAGCTTCAGTCCCTTTGGTACTAACTCAGAGAGTGGTGCTCCCGCCTCCAGAGCTGCAGTTTCTAGCTGCGCTTCCGTCAACACTTCCAAATTCAACCTCCTGTGACCTGGGCCATAGACATACTTCCACGCAGGGTCTTCCCATTCCCTCCACACCTCGTCCCAGATCTTCCGCCACATATGGCAGACGGCGGAGTACCAGTGATGGTGCAGTTTTTCCCCGACGCGTAGTCGTCGCTCTTCATCGCGATCGTTGATCCACATTGGCTGACCTTGGGCGCGGAGCCGCCAGCGCACGGCAGCGCGCCACCGGCTCCGGATATGTCGCTCGCGCTGACGCGTTTCTGCTGCTCTCAGACGAGTACGGAACCCGACCGCGGCGGATTCGAGCAAGGCTTCACGTGAGAGGGCAACCGCTAGAGCAAGGTTAAGAATTCCTCCGGCGATGTAGAAGCACGTAAAGATGCGTGTGCCTGTAGTTAATGGATGGAGGTCACCGAATCCTAAATCGTGGTCAGAGGGACGAGGTTAGCTGGGAGAAGAGAAATACTAACCGACGGTTTCGATTGAAACAACAGAGAAGTATAGGGCGTCGATAAATGTTATATTTAGCATGATAGCCAGTATAAGGGACCCGATGGATACGTAGCAAAGCAATACAATAACAATAATGACCAGAGAGCGTTGCTTATGTGTTAGTCCGCTTCCTATAATTGAGCGGTATGAGGCGTCAGTTATGATCATGTTTTATCCTTGCTATCACGTACCAGAATGTATAAAATCCTTTGTTTGATAATAGTCGGTAATGAGGGTAATATTTGTAGCCGTAGAGGCAATTGTGGAGCAGACAGTGAACCAAAATGACTGCCCATAAGTAAATCCGTCGTCAAATCGGTGCTCAACACCGAATATTGTAACGGCAGGTATGTTTATAAGATCTAAGATTGAATTGAAGTGTCAGAAAAGTCTTGAACGGGATCACACTTCTGACTGACTGACCGTGAAGCGTCAAGAACACGATGCACAAGAATGTCATTAAGCGTATGTGCCTCTCAGCAAATCGAACCACGAGGCATGCACTGGCAAGAACGCCACATCCCATGCTCAACCCCATGGCGGCATCGAGAAGAGGGGGATTTGGTCGAGTTTCCAGAAGGACGCTGTCGTCGCCCGTACGAATATACCAGTGCCCGGTCAGACTAGGAATAGAAAGCATGATGGAGAAGGGTATCATGATTCCAGAAAATATGGGAAGCAAACGATAAGTGTGGGTGTCAGGAAGTTTCGAGTCGTCCAGAAAGACAGATTCTCCAGAGAGTGGAATGCTGGTTGGTTTACTCTGGAGAGGAGTGCTGGGGTCTTCTGTACGAGAAACCTCCTCTTCGTTCTTCTCCACATCATCTACAGAAGGCTTTTCCGCCGAAAGAATATTGTGTATGACACTTGAAAGGACCAGCATTGTGATGTCCGTGATTAACGTTTTCAAAAGTAGTGTTCAAAAATAGTGGGAAGTCCTCATAGTCAGGAGATAGCAGGAAAGCGGTGCTCTGTCCAGTCGTTTTTATAACCATGGTCTGAGTCGACATGATGTATTCGCACGACACTTTTTCCGAGAGGCCACAGGGGTGGATTAAGGTTGAATGGGGCTGAAGCAAGTTCAATTGAAGATCCGTTTGAGGCTCTGAGCAGCGCGGTAACGTGTCGGAGTTGAGTGCCGAGATGCCGAAAATGGAGATTTTAAGATAAGATATGCGTAAATTGTTTATTTGTTGCGGGAGCAGGCTTTGCACTCGACCTCAATGGCAGATTCTACACAGGCTTCGTACAAAGCAGACTTAATCCAACATGCCATGGAGGTCGATGCCCTGAAATACGGGTCATTCACCTTGAAGTCCGGGCGGTGCGTCAGACCTGTCTCGAATCATCAGTAATTACCAACATACGGATCCGTCTAGAATCTCCCCATATTTTTTTAACGCTGGGCTCCTGTCTACCGGACCTATCCTTGCTACGCTCGCGACAGCATACTCCTCTACCATTGCGCAAGCACTAAAAGATGGGTCATTCCCGGAATTCGACGTCCTGTTTGGCCCCGCGTATAAAGGCATCCCATTCGCGTCGGGTGCTGCTATGGCCCTATACACACAACATGGAATTTCAGTTGGCTTTGCATACGAtcgaaaagaagaaaaagatcaTGGAGAGGGCGGTAAAATGGTGGGAGTGCCCGTCAAAGGAAAGCGTGTGGTGATCCTCGACGACGTAATGACCTCGGGAAAGGCCGTACGTGGCGCCATCGAAACAGTTCGCCAAAATGGTGGCGAAGTGGTTGGTGTCGTTCAAGCCCTCGATCGACAAGAAGTTGGGCAGGATGGTGTCAGTAGCACCGTGAAGGAGATAGAGGGTTTAATTGGCGAAGGCAGGGTCTTTTCTATCTTGACGATGAAGGATCTTATGACTTGGCTGGAAAGCAAGGGGCGAGTGAAGGAATTCGAGAGCTTACAGGCATACTGGGAGCAGTATGGTTTGAAGTGATATTCTGGCTGGAGAACCTTCCCATCTACCAAAACAAACAAGTGTACGACTACGAATCAACAGCTCTTTGCGAGATTCTACCGCGAAAAAGCCAGTATAGATCAATCCCGCCTCCCAATTGTTATTTCTGCTAGGTATTCACTGACTGGAACATTCCCCCCTCCGCTATATCCTTTTCTACTCCCAGAGATCTACACACAGTCAGATTGCTATAGGTTCAAACTTCAATTTTCTTACAATTCATTGCTATTTTTTGCTGTTATTACATCCAAAATTCTCGTTTTTTGCAGGAGTATGTACTAGTAGTCAGTGTGATTTACTTTTGATATATAACAGAAATCAGGAGTGACTTAGAATATGCTGGAGACAGTATACCCAAACGACATATATCAGGCAACAAAAAACTAAAACGACGCACAGACTGAAGGGAGAGCTTTCGAGAGTATGGAGGCCGTCTAAAATTAGCCGGAACCAGGAAAAGTTAAATTTAAATCCTGTGCTGTTGTTTGGTTCTTCTCTGGGATTAATTTGGTTGTATATGTCAAGAGTGTCTTTGCCAAACATCACCATAAACGTCTCCTCATCCTTGCCCACCATGGTCCAAGGGCTGGCTGAGGCTTCATTCAAAGATATCCCAGAGATATTTGAGGTATTTGCCATCTTATATATCTTAGAAACTTGGTCTTAATACCTCATATCAGGTGGAACTGGGAGAAGCGCTTACAGCTCGCACAGAATCGTTATGTACGTGTCTCTGCTCCAGCCTTTCCCTGTATCCATGTTCTTACTGACGCGCGCTTTAAGCATCGTTTCGAGAACTTGGACCTCCCGATCTTTGCCACGTAGTTAAAAGCACAGGGCGTGCTGCACAGAGAGATGTAAGTTTATCAATGATGACGTGGGTGTACGCTAACATAATGTCCAGTTTGGCTCATACCACTACGTCTCTGGCGTGGACGCCTCATCATCTGCTTCGCTGGCCGCATATATCAACTCATTGACATACGCGTTTGAAGATAACTCCGCCTGGTTCTCTAAAACTCCCCAGTGGAAAGTGAAGAATGGGTGCTATTGGTACGACTCCCTATTTTGCAATGATGCTTCGGATTTTGATATATTATAGCTGCTTCAACGCGTTTTCGAGGGTAGATATTCGCGTCGACGTGAAAATACCTGGTGGTGTCAACGCCTATGTAATCGACTTGCGTGGTGAAAGGTGAGCATCGTGGTTTCCTCAATGCCAAGAGCGCCAACTCATCCTCGATCCAGACACGAAGCTACCCCTGAAATATGGCAAGAAACTTACGTCTCAGCCATCTTGCGTGCCATCCTATACTCTGATGATCCAACCTACTTTTTGGACGCGTATCGCAAGTTGGATCCTATTGTGTCACGCGAAGGCGAGCTGCGATTTCTTCAGGCTGCGGAGGCACTCTTTCCCAAGGGTACGCTTTTAGAACACAAATCTTTGCAGAAGTCCTTAACGTTTCAATAGGCTGGCAAGTCGGTTCAGACCCCGAGATACAGGTCGCTACTGTGGTTTCCAACCATCTGACAGCTGGGATCATGAAGTACTTTGGGGACAGTGGACGATATCAACCAGTTGCAAACCTGTTCGAAAAGCTGTCAGTAAGAGAGCCCGAAGTCTCATCTCTCTTAGCTAGAAGTTATATTGGCATGAGTGAGTGTCTCTTCTTGATGCACTTGCATTGTTATCCAATCTGTGATTAGACGAGGAGGTCAAAGCTGTGCAAATCATGGCAGCTGCAATGCAACAAACACCGCAGTCATACACTCTCCTGCACGTTCAATGCGATTTTCTTCGCTCCAAAGGAAAGCATGAATGGGCACTCAAACTCGCGCGACAAGCTGTGAACTGTGCACCTAGCGAATTTGTAACATGGGAAAAGCTGGCGGACATTTACATTGATCTGGGTCAATATGATTCTGTAAGTGCCAATACATCGTCTATCAATCTCATTCTGATCGGCATCCACAGGCTCTTTTAACTCTTAATTCCTGTCCCATGTTTACCTTTAACGGCCGCGATTCCCACCGTGCCCTACCAGCAATGAAAGTGCATTTGCCTTTCCATCGTCCGATCGGAGACATTCTCCCTGATAAACAGAAAACGGAGGATGATGAGGTACGTCATCTCGACCAACATGCCCTAATATCGGATTCTCATCGCCTAACTTAGGCTGAACCTGCCTTACAACGATTGCCTGCGCCTGGACTTCGTGGGACCTGGGCACGCGCATATGCCCTGCTCACGCGCCTTGTTTCACAAATTGGCTGGGATGAGCTTCTCAAGACTCGGAGCCATGTGTTCGTCATGGAGGAAGAGTATCGCATGCAGAAGGCCCAAGGCGATATGCATCATGCCCTCAAGTCAGCCACCCCAA contains:
- a CDS encoding Derlin-2, with amino-acid sequence MDQIIAEIKKIPPVTRFICGSSLVVTLSLILNTVSFYSVAFRWNFIYPKFQLWRLWSSFFVGGGGLMYIFELMMLYRTSNDIETKAYFLRSADYAYQLIWACVAIIFTTWPFSPSIFTRPFLLCLVYVYAALAPPSTMTSIMGLVTVPVIYYPYILIAFDLLSGGPQVAALSVAGAVVGHLWWWTVWGGEMASRGVLSNRARAPRWLCNLMGQTNQAGPPPAAGGTAQSLARGGIYVTAPRQAAEAGNPSGHTWGSGRRLGS
- a CDS encoding Outward-rectifier potassium channel TOK1 produces the protein MLVLSSVIHNILSAEKPSVDDVEKNEEEVSRTEDPSTPLQSKPTSIPLSGESVFLDDSKLPDTHTYRLLPIFSGIMIPFSIMLSIPSLTGHWYIRTGDDSVLLETRPNPPLLDAAMGLSMGCGVLASACLVVRFAERHIRLMTFLCIVFLTLHDLINIPAVTIFGVEHRFDDGFTYGQSFWFTVCSTIASTATNITLITDYYQTKDFIHSGSGLTHKQRSLVIIVIVLLCYVSIGSLILAIMLNITFIDALYFSVVSIETVGFGDLHPLTTGTRIFTCFYIAGGILNLALAVALSREALLESAAVGFRTRLRAAETRQRERHIRSRWRAAVRWRLRAQGQPMWINDRDEERRLRVGEKLHHHWYSAVCHMWRKIWDEVWREWEDPAWKYVYGPGHRRLNLEVLTEAQLETAALEAGAPLSELVPKGLKLRDGSQSDGGHGPTFPRFDSTVSGTGIPPSLTHVRIGGMVSLLGKFAVAMAGGFEYTLEPQTAATFVDQDGEADLGAVDKDGDPTPTGLGVPFSRTMTMTTFIEDETTLAESLEIERRNAFRARLTVALTLFMLFWMAGSAIFMHTEGWAFGSAVYFCFISFTTVGYGDLAPKTPAGRSIFVVWALLGVGTMTILISILAEAYSNQYKSMIKSEVIQESTIIKIPDDYSVAPRRPSAISFGNGLNTFPACANTPRIGRSRGPSVAASTGLQIGSTAVASMLQQRQAKGEMDILPQQVLKHAESIRTLLARLTSDKNAVPPPEAANDISGVPFSSPINLDQLLSEVEKSLHDITSSAKRAMDTP
- a CDS encoding Orotate phosphoribosyltransferase, which translates into the protein MADSTQASYKADLIQHAMEVDALKYGSFTLKSGRISPYFFNAGLLSTGPILATLATAYSSTIAQALKDGSFPEFDVLFGPAYKGIPFASGAAMALYTQHGISVGFAYDRKEEKDHGEGGKMVGVPVKGKRVVILDDVMTSGKAVRGAIETVRQNGGEVVGVVQALDRQEVGQDGVSSTVKEIEGLIGEGRVFSILTMKDLMTWLESKGRVKEFESLQAYWEQYGLK
- a CDS encoding hypothetical protein (Uncharacterized protein C31F10.16), translating into MVQGLAEASFKDIPEIFEVELGEALTARTESLSSFRELGPPDLCHVVKSTGRAAQRDFGSYHYVSGVDASSSASLAAYINSLTYAFEDNSAWFSKTPQWKVKNGCYCCFNAFSRVDIRVDVKIPGGVNAYVIDLRGERHEATPEIWQETYVSAILRAILYSDDPTYFLDAYRKLDPIVSREGELRFLQAAEALFPKGWQVGSDPEIQVATVVSNHLTAGIMKYFGDSGRYQPVANLFEKLSVREPEVSSLLARSYIGMNEEVKAVQIMAAAMQQTPQSYTLLHVQCDFLRSKGKHEWALKLARQAVNCAPSEFVTWEKLADIYIDLGQYDSALLTLNSCPMFTFNGRDSHRALPAMKVHLPFHRPIGDILPDKQKTEDDEAEPALQRLPAPGLRGTWARAYALLTRLVSQIGWDELLKTRSHVFVMEEEYRMQKAQGDMHHALKSATPNSPGRESDVGNAVIHEDGTVVRPSEDDNASTKAVMEAPSPRMSAAESEGANGNGSASEPQSMIPTIRISTESLRTKETTETEVTKVDDEDGTHVVHTDKGKGKAKAGDDDDAGDKEVANGNGQPNGVTSAGLERPTQAAGEGAEQNINEASPAPANEPFSFSTKRLCERWLDNLFMVLYEDLRVWTIFRAEVAHFKTQHVAYRKTGLEWEILGDLGLRLHHKEEAKEAYQRCLDSPRYSVKPWAKLMEIYADEGDIQRCVQTAIRVAAYQYADYTEMSYPTQIARAFFKLGQIHGHAKISFTLLSMGLPEPILKIMDSYLQYGKNFKVEGYDF